A genomic window from Fibrobacterota bacterium includes:
- a CDS encoding fused MFS/spermidine synthase — protein MKLKLLPTQFLILFVLSGIAGLVHETVWARYLGIILGHSAYGQILTLVVYMGGIGLGSALAGRFVHRIKNPLNAYVLVELGIGIGGFVFHHEFLALRSLLLDSGILVGASETTATLASVAVGVTLTLPFALMIGMTYPLATAYFIRLQKDGGEDSIARLYFGNSLGAAFGAILNSYFLIPHLGTAGALMVAGGINTGVAGLAWLAHNRSKRDLPAETPAPEPAKAAKQESNPPSPSRVPWLLLASALVTGLSSFFYEIGWIRYLALLLGSSTHAFDLMVSAFILGLAGGAWTVHRNPSWNLTKTLIVAQICMAGAAVIGVLAYEPIFRAANGLNLIFLRSAESYPFFTAARYLFCLLVMLPASWFAGMTLPLICRLLLASGQSESTTGKVYAWNTLGAILGAAIGGLVLMPALGLFRLVGVGAAIDLALALLLLYKLMPQRSRALMALAAISFAMVAWSLLLEPKSHIVASGLFRGATTFPVPDSGQLIHGRTASIYIVRKADRVILSTNGKPDASLFLSGAKAGASDALTQLMLGWVGRAYTPGNFRAAMIGMGSGQTANTILQDPRCSSLDLIEIEPAVHELSKWFLPANRLVYEDPRIQIHFQDARIFFARQSAPYDLIISEPSNPWVAGVSSLFTDEFYAEMKTKMAPGGTLVQWLHSYEASNDVIFSILKTIRKNFDHVAVLGLPNQHDFYIVASAAPINPKPRLFGKIDSTYLTANFMAPWDLSGGMEVLHNDAIDLATEGAQLNSEFNPFVDFQAERAFFLKKRSSFLAEMEAGSIAMDAIAGARPSSNVFAAPARRSILARSIQLEENYDKVKGRLAQSDSMSAKSREYVYRQFRSTLPPWTWSLTKMQILTDNFRQRIDSLQDSSSEASLFRWSWYLSQGKNDSAYLHLWKAMDYLPSNLTIDNFHDIYAFLILSGNYPMAQKIRQSAAEQQPKIEERYDFEMLDRLLKRKSGIVIEKSVPKVTE, from the coding sequence ATGAAGCTGAAGCTTTTGCCCACCCAATTTCTGATCCTGTTCGTACTCTCCGGCATCGCGGGGCTGGTCCACGAAACCGTTTGGGCGCGGTATCTGGGGATCATCCTGGGGCATTCCGCCTATGGTCAGATCCTGACGCTCGTGGTGTACATGGGCGGAATCGGCCTGGGAAGCGCCTTGGCGGGGAGGTTTGTCCATCGGATCAAGAATCCGCTGAACGCCTACGTGCTGGTGGAATTGGGTATAGGCATCGGGGGCTTCGTGTTCCACCACGAATTCCTGGCCCTGCGCAGCTTGCTCTTGGATTCAGGCATCCTGGTGGGAGCGTCGGAAACCACCGCGACCCTCGCTTCCGTGGCCGTGGGCGTAACGCTCACGCTCCCCTTTGCGCTCATGATTGGCATGACCTACCCCTTGGCCACCGCCTACTTCATTCGCCTGCAAAAAGACGGTGGCGAGGACTCCATCGCCCGCCTGTATTTTGGGAACTCGCTGGGTGCGGCCTTTGGCGCGATCCTCAACTCGTACTTCTTGATCCCCCACCTGGGCACCGCCGGCGCCCTGATGGTGGCCGGTGGAATCAACACCGGTGTGGCGGGCTTGGCTTGGCTCGCGCACAATCGGAGCAAGCGAGATCTCCCCGCAGAAACCCCTGCTCCGGAGCCCGCCAAGGCGGCCAAACAGGAATCCAATCCGCCATCGCCCAGCCGCGTGCCGTGGCTTCTGTTGGCCTCTGCGTTGGTGACGGGGCTTTCTTCTTTCTTCTACGAGATCGGCTGGATCCGGTATCTGGCCTTGTTGCTGGGTTCTTCCACCCACGCATTTGACCTGATGGTTTCTGCCTTCATCCTGGGCTTGGCCGGTGGCGCCTGGACGGTGCATCGGAATCCTTCGTGGAATTTGACCAAGACCCTGATCGTGGCCCAGATCTGCATGGCGGGCGCCGCCGTGATCGGGGTGCTGGCCTATGAGCCCATATTCCGGGCGGCCAATGGGTTGAACCTGATCTTCCTTCGGTCCGCCGAATCCTACCCGTTCTTCACCGCCGCCCGGTACTTGTTCTGCTTGCTGGTGATGTTGCCCGCCTCGTGGTTTGCGGGCATGACCCTTCCCTTGATCTGCCGCTTGCTCCTGGCCTCGGGCCAAAGCGAGTCCACCACCGGCAAGGTCTATGCCTGGAACACGTTGGGGGCCATCCTTGGCGCAGCCATCGGCGGGCTCGTGCTGATGCCCGCCCTAGGACTCTTCCGGTTGGTGGGCGTGGGCGCGGCGATCGACCTGGCGTTGGCGCTGTTGCTCCTGTACAAGCTGATGCCCCAGCGCTCGCGGGCCCTGATGGCCTTGGCCGCCATCTCGTTTGCGATGGTGGCGTGGAGCCTCCTCCTCGAACCCAAAAGTCATATCGTGGCATCCGGGCTGTTCCGCGGAGCGACAACATTTCCGGTCCCCGACTCCGGGCAGCTCATCCACGGCCGAACAGCCAGCATCTACATCGTGCGCAAGGCCGATCGCGTGATTCTCTCCACCAACGGCAAGCCAGACGCATCGCTGTTTCTTTCCGGTGCGAAAGCCGGTGCCTCCGATGCATTGACCCAGCTGATGCTGGGATGGGTCGGGCGCGCCTACACCCCAGGCAATTTCCGGGCGGCCATGATCGGCATGGGGAGCGGCCAGACCGCCAACACCATTTTGCAGGACCCCCGGTGCAGCTCGTTGGACCTGATCGAAATCGAGCCCGCCGTCCATGAATTGTCCAAGTGGTTCCTTCCTGCCAATCGATTGGTGTACGAAGACCCACGGATCCAGATCCATTTTCAAGACGCCCGCATCTTCTTCGCACGCCAATCGGCACCTTACGATCTGATCATTTCCGAGCCATCCAACCCCTGGGTCGCCGGTGTTTCCAGCTTGTTCACCGACGAGTTCTATGCCGAGATGAAGACGAAGATGGCGCCCGGAGGGACATTGGTCCAATGGCTTCACTCGTACGAGGCATCCAATGACGTCATTTTTTCCATTCTCAAAACCATCCGGAAAAATTTCGATCACGTCGCCGTTCTCGGGCTACCGAACCAACACGACTTCTACATCGTCGCTTCCGCCGCACCGATCAATCCGAAACCCCGCCTTTTCGGCAAGATCGACTCCACCTACCTGACGGCCAACTTCATGGCACCTTGGGATTTGTCCGGCGGCATGGAGGTGTTGCACAACGACGCCATCGACCTCGCCACCGAAGGAGCTCAACTCAATTCGGAATTCAATCCTTTCGTGGACTTCCAGGCAGAGCGCGCCTTCTTCCTGAAAAAACGTTCTTCCTTCCTGGCCGAGATGGAAGCAGGATCCATCGCCATGGATGCCATCGCTGGGGCCCGCCCTTCGAGCAATGTGTTCGCAGCGCCAGCACGACGATCCATCCTAGCTCGCTCCATTCAACTGGAAGAGAACTACGACAAGGTGAAGGGGCGACTCGCCCAGTCGGATTCCATGAGCGCGAAATCCAGGGAATACGTCTACCGCCAGTTCCGCTCAACCCTCCCCCCCTGGACTTGGAGCCTGACCAAGATGCAGATACTGACAGACAATTTCCGTCAGAGAATCGACTCGCTCCAGGACTCCTCATCGGAAGCATCCCTCTTCCGTTGGTCTTGGTATCTGAGCCAGGGGAAAAACGACTCCGCTTACCTGCATCTATGGAAAGCGATGGATTACCTTCCCTCCAATCTCACCATTGATAACTTCCACGACATCTATGCGTTCTTGATCCTTTCGGGGAACTACCCGATGGCTCAGAAGATTCGCCAATCTGCCGCGGAACAACAACCGAAGATCGAGGAGCGCTACGATTTCGAGATGTTGGATCGCCTCCTCAAGCGGAAGTCGGGAATTGTGATCGAGAAATCGGTTCCGAAGGTGACTGAGTGA
- a CDS encoding ATP-binding protein, which translates to MIHRHLAATLERRLKASRSVYVFGARQTGKTTLARGHSELPYVTMEDPETRQEALADPRGFLARFPKGAILDEAQRAPEIFSYLQRILDERKGKWILTGSQNYLLLESVTQSLAGRISLLQLSPLSHSEIQGRTPSTPASLRSPGKGVEVNRSQLWETMLLGGYPEPVTEPDTREFWHGDYVRTFVERDVRQILNVHDTLSFQRFLQLTAGRTGQILNLTQLASDAGISVSSCKQWLSVLETSGIIHLLRPHFQNFNKRITKSPKLYFNDTGLVCRLLGIRNPEVLSLHPLVGSIFETWVIAELRKIWLNQGEEPPMWYWRDPAGLEVDVLVDDGMTLHPIEIKMGATVDSEWLTRLNRWKELAGDVAGQPVLIHGGDAEQVRSKVVLRSWIGI; encoded by the coding sequence ATGATCCACCGACACTTGGCCGCCACCCTCGAGCGCAGACTGAAAGCCTCCCGATCGGTGTATGTGTTTGGTGCCCGGCAGACCGGCAAAACCACCCTGGCACGAGGCCACTCCGAACTCCCCTACGTTACCATGGAAGATCCCGAAACCAGACAAGAAGCCCTGGCGGATCCAAGAGGCTTCCTGGCCCGATTTCCCAAGGGTGCGATTCTGGATGAAGCCCAGCGAGCTCCGGAGATCTTCTCGTATCTCCAACGGATCCTCGACGAGCGAAAAGGCAAGTGGATCCTCACGGGCTCCCAAAACTACCTGTTGCTGGAAAGCGTCACACAGAGCTTGGCCGGACGGATTTCGCTCCTGCAACTCTCGCCTCTATCCCATTCGGAAATCCAAGGACGCACACCTTCCACGCCCGCATCGCTCCGCTCACCAGGCAAAGGTGTCGAGGTGAACAGGTCGCAGTTGTGGGAGACGATGCTGCTGGGTGGCTATCCAGAGCCGGTCACGGAGCCGGATACCAGGGAATTCTGGCATGGCGACTACGTGAGAACCTTCGTGGAACGGGATGTGCGCCAGATCCTGAATGTCCACGACACCCTGTCCTTCCAGAGATTCCTGCAATTGACGGCGGGCCGAACTGGACAAATTCTGAACCTGACCCAACTGGCCTCCGACGCAGGGATTTCGGTTTCTTCCTGCAAACAGTGGCTGTCGGTGCTGGAAACATCGGGAATCATCCATCTGCTTCGACCCCATTTCCAGAACTTCAACAAACGCATCACAAAGAGCCCCAAACTCTATTTCAACGATACGGGGCTTGTCTGTCGGCTTCTGGGCATCCGCAACCCCGAGGTCCTGTCTTTGCATCCGCTGGTCGGATCGATTTTCGAGACCTGGGTGATCGCCGAGCTCCGGAAGATCTGGCTGAACCAGGGGGAAGAGCCGCCGATGTGGTATTGGCGAGATCCAGCCGGACTGGAAGTCGATGTTCTGGTGGACGATGGAATGACGCTCCATCCCATCGAGATCAAGATGGGGGCTACGGTGGATTCAGAATGGTTGACTCGATTGAATCGCTGGAAGGAACTGGCCGGCGATGTGGCAGGTCAGCCGGTTTTGATCCACGGAGGGGACGCGGAACAGGTTCGTTCGAAAGTGGTCCTGAGGTCCTGGATAGGGATCTGA